A window of Rufibacter sp. LB8 contains these coding sequences:
- a CDS encoding helix-turn-helix transcriptional regulator, whose product MPIVVNLDVMMAKRKMSLNELSEKVGLTLSNLSILKTGKAKAIRFSTLEAICKTLDCQPGDILEFAPD is encoded by the coding sequence ATGCCCATAGTCGTAAACCTGGACGTGATGATGGCCAAACGCAAGATGTCTCTGAACGAACTTTCTGAGAAAGTAGGCCTCACGCTGTCCAATCTCTCCATCTTAAAAACCGGAAAAGCCAAGGCCATCAGGTTCAGCACCCTGGAAGCCATCTGCAAAACGTTAGACTGCCAACCCGGAGACATTCTGGAATTTGCGCCAGACTAG
- a CDS encoding IS1 family transposase — MCEITIQVNCPYCHGVKVVKNGVKRTGRQNFLCRGCGKQFQFEYAKAGCRPQSRRLALAMLVRNSGIRDIATVTGVHRQTVLRWLNKQAEACEFRPRRQSYASVQIDEVWTFVGERKRRKRWLFYAYAPETGEVLAWSWGNRSQHTVSRLYRQLGQLKIDCFCTDDWPAFTKVPPRERHLVGKAFTRHIEGVNLWLRTRNRRIVRKTACFSKKERNHYNAMKLVFYYRNHHTL; from the coding sequence ATGTGCGAGATAACTATCCAGGTAAACTGCCCCTACTGCCACGGAGTGAAAGTAGTGAAAAATGGCGTTAAGCGCACGGGCAGGCAGAATTTCCTGTGCAGGGGCTGCGGCAAGCAGTTTCAGTTCGAATACGCGAAAGCTGGTTGCAGGCCCCAGTCAAGGCGGTTGGCGCTGGCTATGCTGGTGCGCAACTCCGGCATCCGGGATATAGCGACAGTGACGGGCGTACACCGGCAAACGGTGCTCCGGTGGCTCAACAAGCAAGCCGAGGCCTGTGAGTTCCGGCCCCGGCGGCAAAGCTACGCCTCGGTGCAGATAGACGAGGTATGGACGTTTGTCGGAGAGCGTAAAAGGCGCAAAAGGTGGCTTTTCTATGCCTATGCGCCCGAAACGGGCGAAGTGCTGGCCTGGAGCTGGGGAAACCGCAGCCAGCACACGGTCAGCAGGCTCTATAGGCAGCTGGGACAGCTTAAAATAGACTGCTTCTGCACCGATGACTGGCCGGCTTTCACCAAAGTGCCGCCCAGGGAAAGGCACCTTGTCGGCAAAGCCTTCACCAGGCATATTGAAGGAGTGAACCTATGGCTGAGGACCAGGAACCGAAGAATCGTCAGAAAGACAGCGTGCTTCTCTAAAAAAGAGCGAAACCACTACAATGCCATGAAGCTAGTGTTCTATTACCGAAACCATCATACATTGTAG
- a CDS encoding alpha/beta hydrolase — MRVLVLLLWMFLPIAGFSQVTVEVARVPEKTPVNAVLYLAGSMNNWHPKNEAHQFKKAANGKYYLTLPNLPTAAEFKITRGSWETGEVLEDGANRPNRKLNAAVSVDTIRLEVESWQDFHQVPAKKHTATAQVIVMDSAFYMPQLKRSRRVWLYLPPSYATSNKKYPVLYMHDGQNLFDAYYSFSGEWGIDETLDSLYKATGHEVIVVGIDNGGSERMNEYTPWKNEKYGGGLGEAYIDFLAQTLKPYIDANYRTKKGRKDTAIAGSSMGGLISLYAILKHPNVFGNAGVLSPAFWVSPELYSFAEQAALGKKARIFLMAGAMEGPQMVSDITRMHALLLKKEVKPTQISYELHADGTHTEAYWKREFPAVVNWLFGWKKQ; from the coding sequence ATGAGAGTCCTTGTCCTTCTATTGTGGATGTTCTTGCCTATTGCTGGGTTTAGCCAAGTCACGGTAGAAGTGGCGCGGGTGCCCGAGAAAACGCCTGTCAATGCGGTATTATATCTGGCAGGTTCCATGAATAACTGGCACCCCAAAAACGAGGCCCATCAATTCAAGAAGGCCGCGAACGGCAAGTATTATCTAACCCTGCCCAACTTGCCCACCGCTGCCGAGTTTAAAATCACCAGAGGCAGCTGGGAAACGGGGGAAGTGCTGGAAGATGGCGCCAATCGGCCAAACCGGAAACTTAATGCGGCAGTAAGTGTAGACACGATCAGGTTGGAAGTGGAGAGCTGGCAGGATTTTCATCAGGTCCCCGCCAAAAAGCACACGGCCACTGCTCAGGTGATTGTCATGGATTCTGCGTTTTACATGCCCCAACTCAAACGGTCGCGCCGGGTATGGTTGTATCTGCCGCCTTCGTATGCAACTTCCAACAAAAAGTACCCCGTGCTGTACATGCATGACGGCCAGAATCTGTTTGATGCTTATTACAGTTTCAGCGGCGAATGGGGCATTGACGAAACCCTGGATTCATTGTACAAAGCCACGGGCCACGAAGTGATTGTGGTGGGCATTGACAACGGCGGCTCGGAGCGCATGAATGAATACACACCCTGGAAAAACGAAAAATACGGTGGCGGTCTGGGAGAGGCCTACATTGATTTCCTGGCCCAAACGTTGAAACCTTACATAGACGCTAACTATAGAACCAAGAAAGGGAGAAAAGACACGGCTATTGCCGGCAGTTCCATGGGCGGGTTGATTTCTCTTTATGCCATTTTAAAACACCCCAACGTGTTTGGGAACGCAGGTGTGTTGTCGCCGGCTTTTTGGGTGTCGCCGGAGCTCTATTCTTTTGCGGAGCAGGCTGCGCTTGGTAAGAAAGCCAGGATTTTCTTGATGGCTGGCGCCATGGAAGGACCGCAGATGGTATCTGACATAACGCGTATGCACGCATTGCTTTTGAAGAAAGAAGTGAAACCCACCCAAATATCTTACGAGCTGCACGCAGACGGCACTCACACAGAAGCTTATTGGAAGCGTGAGTTCCCTGCCGTAGTCAACTGGCTTTTTGGCTGGAAGAAACAATAG
- the ppk1 gene encoding polyphosphate kinase 1: protein MNAIKASEQVRRSNYISRDLSWLRFNYRVLDLVRNPDTSLFQRLKFLAITASNLDEFFMIRVGSLYNYIDYGKERIDYSGLREIPFRKKLMDFAHRFVADQYQAFEDLKKEFDGNGFNICRMKDLTEGEQQKANSYFKNTIYPLLTPMVYDSYHGFPLMMNQLLIFGVVTKTSEDVKQQSRITFVQVPSNLTRFLEIQRKNKVVFVPLEEIIRSNMDKLFRNVEIESVNLFRITRNGDFTLEESDDMDQDFVQEVKLKLKTRKKGRVVRVEIERAPSNYMMKVLKERWTIDNANLFQMEHLLDLRALWQIIRHPQFSSKIKKSPAPVTPASLPESASENLFEYLKEHDVLLHHPYNSIDPVVNLLEKAAEDPYVLGIKQTIYRLADNSRVTAALLKAAENGKHVSALFEVKARFDEERNIKEGERLEKAGCFVIYGISKYKTHTKMLMIIRKEGEKVTRYVHLGSGNYNEQTSRQYTDISLLTTDDVYGHDVSEFFNVITGHSYPENYEYLITAPKDMRQQLIELIRTETKNAENGLPAGIVIKINSLEDKEVIDEFYQASQAGVKIKLIVRGICCLRPGREGLSENVQVSSIVGEYLEHARLFYFHNNGNPTVLGGSADFMVRSFERRIEALFHIVNEDLKKQAINILRYNLMDNQNAYIMREDGTYLKRQPEENEKPFNVHQEFYKVDLGKAEDASLF from the coding sequence ATGAATGCAATAAAGGCGAGTGAGCAGGTAAGGAGAAGTAATTACATCAGTCGGGATTTGAGTTGGCTGCGGTTCAATTACCGCGTGCTGGACTTGGTGCGCAACCCAGACACTTCCCTGTTTCAGCGCCTTAAGTTTTTGGCCATTACCGCCTCCAACCTAGATGAGTTCTTCATGATCAGGGTGGGGAGCTTGTACAATTACATAGACTACGGCAAAGAGCGCATTGACTACAGCGGCCTTCGGGAGATTCCCTTCCGGAAGAAACTCATGGATTTTGCCCACCGCTTTGTAGCTGACCAATACCAGGCCTTTGAAGACCTGAAAAAAGAATTTGACGGCAACGGTTTCAACATCTGCCGCATGAAAGACCTCACTGAGGGCGAGCAGCAGAAAGCCAATTCGTACTTCAAGAACACCATTTACCCGCTGCTTACGCCCATGGTGTATGACAGCTACCATGGGTTTCCGCTCATGATGAACCAGCTGCTCATCTTTGGCGTGGTGACCAAAACCTCTGAAGACGTAAAGCAGCAAAGCCGCATCACGTTTGTGCAGGTGCCAAGCAACCTTACCCGTTTTCTAGAGATTCAGCGCAAGAACAAAGTTGTTTTTGTGCCACTGGAGGAAATTATCAGGAGCAACATGGACAAACTCTTCCGCAATGTGGAGATTGAGTCGGTGAACCTGTTCCGGATTACGCGCAACGGTGATTTCACGCTGGAGGAAAGTGATGACATGGATCAGGACTTTGTGCAGGAGGTCAAGCTCAAGCTCAAAACCCGCAAGAAAGGCCGCGTGGTGCGGGTGGAGATTGAACGGGCGCCCTCTAATTACATGATGAAGGTGCTCAAAGAGCGCTGGACCATTGACAACGCCAACCTGTTCCAGATGGAGCACCTGCTGGACCTTCGGGCCTTGTGGCAAATCATTCGGCATCCGCAGTTCTCATCTAAAATCAAAAAGTCCCCGGCCCCGGTCACGCCCGCCAGTTTACCCGAAAGCGCCTCAGAGAATCTGTTTGAGTACCTCAAAGAGCATGACGTGCTGCTGCACCACCCGTACAACAGCATTGACCCCGTGGTGAATTTGTTGGAGAAGGCCGCCGAAGACCCGTATGTGCTGGGCATCAAGCAGACCATTTACCGGTTAGCAGATAATTCCCGCGTGACCGCCGCGCTTTTGAAAGCTGCCGAAAACGGCAAGCACGTGAGCGCCCTTTTTGAGGTGAAAGCCCGCTTTGACGAGGAACGCAACATCAAAGAAGGTGAGCGCCTGGAGAAAGCAGGCTGTTTTGTGATCTACGGCATAAGTAAGTACAAGACGCACACCAAAATGCTCATGATCATTAGAAAGGAAGGTGAGAAAGTGACGCGCTACGTGCATTTGGGCAGCGGGAACTACAATGAGCAGACCAGCCGCCAGTACACCGACATCAGCCTGCTTACCACCGATGACGTGTATGGGCACGACGTGTCTGAGTTCTTCAACGTGATCACCGGCCATTCCTACCCTGAGAACTATGAATACCTGATCACCGCGCCCAAAGACATGCGGCAGCAGCTCATTGAACTCATTAGAACAGAAACCAAAAACGCTGAAAATGGCCTGCCTGCCGGCATTGTCATCAAGATTAACTCCCTGGAAGACAAGGAAGTTATTGACGAATTCTACCAGGCCTCCCAGGCGGGCGTGAAGATAAAACTAATTGTGCGCGGCATCTGCTGTCTGCGGCCGGGCCGCGAGGGGCTGAGTGAAAATGTACAGGTCAGTTCCATTGTGGGCGAATACCTGGAACATGCGCGCCTGTTCTACTTCCACAACAATGGCAACCCCACGGTGCTGGGCGGCTCCGCTGATTTCATGGTGCGCAGCTTTGAGCGCCGTATTGAGGCCCTGTTCCACATTGTGAACGAAGACCTGAAAAAGCAGGCTATCAACATTCTGCGTTACAACCTCATGGACAACCAGAACGCCTACATTATGCGTGAAGACGGCACCTACCTCAAACGCCAACCGGAGGAGAACGAAAAGCCCTTCAACGTGCACCAAGAATTCTACAAAGTGGACTTGGGCAAAGCAGAAGACGCCAGCTTGTTTTAA
- a CDS encoding helix-turn-helix domain-containing protein: MAQIIIDKQNGELAFRLERFENLNQFDHLQRKNYYSIILLNASNYKLSVDLSNYELQGYQMICLSPYQPFMISSEERCQGWLLNFHPDFFCTYRHQNEIETEGVLFNNFHGLPHFQISEEGLFFNLIDQISKEMDRDSIAQHEVLVAFLKVFLIEAVRQKKQFDKEIVPKFSDGQSEILQNLVDSIEKNYCELHSPKDYADVLCVSTKTLAGIVKKYLQQTPSDLISNRIVIAAKRELYLTSKPLKQIAAGLGYYDEFYFSRFFTKKVGVSPDNYRKTVGFAKLERL, from the coding sequence ATGGCTCAAATTATTATAGATAAACAAAATGGTGAATTAGCCTTTAGACTAGAAAGGTTTGAAAATCTTAATCAATTTGATCATTTACAAAGAAAAAATTATTATTCTATTATTTTACTTAACGCAAGCAACTATAAGTTAAGTGTAGACCTTTCTAATTATGAACTGCAAGGTTATCAAATGATTTGCTTGTCGCCTTATCAACCATTTATGATTTCTTCTGAAGAACGGTGTCAAGGCTGGTTATTAAATTTTCACCCTGACTTTTTTTGTACATATCGTCATCAAAATGAAATTGAAACAGAAGGCGTTCTTTTTAACAACTTTCATGGATTACCACATTTTCAAATTTCTGAAGAAGGGCTGTTTTTTAATCTCATAGACCAAATTTCTAAAGAGATGGATAGAGATTCTATTGCTCAACATGAAGTTCTTGTGGCTTTTTTAAAGGTATTTTTAATAGAAGCAGTGAGACAGAAAAAACAATTCGATAAAGAGATAGTTCCAAAATTTTCTGATGGTCAATCAGAAATCCTACAAAATTTAGTAGATTCTATTGAGAAAAATTATTGTGAATTACATTCTCCGAAAGATTATGCAGATGTTTTGTGTGTTAGTACAAAAACATTGGCAGGGATTGTAAAAAAATATTTACAGCAAACACCTAGCGATTTAATTTCTAATAGAATTGTTATAGCGGCTAAACGAGAGCTATATTTAACATCAAAACCTTTGAAACAGATTGCAGCTGGACTTGGTTATTATGATGAATTTTATTTTAGTCGATTTTTTACGAAAAAAGTAGGTGTTTCTCCAGATAATTACAGAAAGACAGTAGGTTTCGCCAAACTAGAAAGGCTATAA
- a CDS encoding ROK family protein, with protein MKDVILGIDIGGTNTKFGFLDRDGISLAHGELSTTEGDTVHDFLRFLHQEVSAKFRKIEDEARLIGVGVGAPNGNFYTGTIENAPNLKWHGSVAIADLLQAYFKVPVFLTNDANAAAIGEMIYGGAKNMTNFVVVTLGTGLGSGIVVNGNLVYGHDGNAGELGHTLVNVKGSGRVCGCGRRGCLETYVSATGIKRTVYKFLADYTDYSELRGVSFNDLTAEMITQAAKRGDKIAIDCFEYTGKVLGMKLADTVAHLSPEAIFLFGGLVRAEEFLFDPVRYHLEKNLLPIFKGKVKVLPSGLGLHNTAVMGAAALAWKELERR; from the coding sequence ATGAAGGACGTAATTTTAGGCATTGACATTGGGGGCACGAACACCAAGTTCGGCTTCCTGGACCGTGACGGCATCAGCCTGGCCCACGGTGAACTTTCCACCACTGAAGGCGACACCGTGCATGATTTCCTGCGTTTTCTGCACCAGGAAGTCAGTGCCAAGTTCCGTAAAATTGAGGACGAGGCCCGCCTGATTGGCGTGGGCGTGGGCGCCCCCAACGGCAACTTCTACACCGGCACCATTGAGAACGCCCCCAACCTGAAATGGCACGGCTCTGTGGCCATCGCAGATTTGCTGCAGGCCTACTTCAAAGTTCCGGTCTTTTTGACCAATGATGCCAACGCCGCCGCCATTGGCGAAATGATTTACGGCGGCGCCAAAAACATGACCAACTTTGTGGTGGTGACCCTGGGCACGGGTTTGGGGAGCGGCATTGTGGTGAACGGCAACCTGGTGTATGGCCATGACGGCAACGCCGGCGAGCTGGGCCATACCCTGGTGAACGTGAAAGGCTCTGGCCGCGTGTGCGGCTGCGGAAGACGCGGCTGCCTGGAAACCTACGTGTCGGCCACGGGTATTAAGCGTACCGTGTACAAGTTTCTAGCCGATTATACAGATTACAGCGAATTGCGCGGTGTAAGTTTCAATGACCTCACCGCTGAAATGATCACCCAGGCCGCCAAACGCGGCGACAAAATTGCCATTGACTGCTTTGAGTACACCGGCAAAGTGCTGGGCATGAAATTGGCCGACACCGTGGCGCACCTGAGCCCAGAGGCAATCTTTTTATTTGGTGGTTTGGTACGCGCCGAGGAATTTTTGTTTGACCCGGTACGCTATCATTTAGAGAAAAACCTGTTGCCTATCTTCAAAGGGAAAGTGAAAGTCTTGCCATCTGGTTTAGGATTGCACAACACCGCCGTGATGGGCGCCGCCGCCCTGGCCTGGAAAGAACTGGAGCGCAGATAA
- the pgmB gene encoding beta-phosphoglucomutase: MNHITACLFDLDGVLVDTAVYHYKAWRQTAESLGIDFTEQHNERLKGVSRRRSLEIILEIGGQTMPQEQMLALCEQKNTEYLLDVAKMTPSEILPGVVNFLKELKAEGLKIALGSASKNAQLILERTALLPYFDAIIDGRHVEKGKPNPEVFLKGAQALGVTHTACVVFEDAVAGVEAAKNAGMLCVGVGEPHVLHQADLVVKDLSELSVERLRSLERKN; this comes from the coding sequence ATGAACCACATCACCGCTTGCCTTTTTGATTTAGATGGCGTTTTGGTGGACACCGCCGTGTACCATTACAAAGCCTGGCGACAAACCGCTGAAAGCCTGGGTATTGACTTTACCGAGCAGCATAATGAGCGGCTGAAAGGCGTGAGCCGGCGCCGGTCCCTGGAAATCATTCTGGAAATTGGCGGACAAACCATGCCTCAGGAACAGATGCTGGCCTTGTGTGAGCAAAAAAACACCGAATACCTGCTGGATGTGGCCAAAATGACGCCCTCCGAGATTCTACCCGGTGTAGTCAATTTCCTGAAAGAACTTAAAGCCGAAGGCCTGAAAATAGCGCTGGGCTCTGCCAGCAAAAACGCCCAACTGATCCTGGAACGCACCGCCCTGCTCCCCTATTTTGACGCTATCATTGACGGCCGCCACGTGGAGAAAGGCAAACCCAACCCAGAAGTATTTTTGAAAGGCGCTCAGGCTCTGGGCGTTACCCACACTGCCTGCGTGGTGTTTGAAGATGCCGTGGCCGGCGTGGAAGCCGCCAAAAACGCCGGCATGCTGTGCGTGGGCGTGGGCGAGCCTCACGTTCTGCACCAGGCAGACCTTGTGGTCAAAGACTTATCTGAATTGTCGGTGGAAAGGCTGCGCAGTTTGGAGCGGAAGAATTAG
- the gyrB gene encoding DNA topoisomerase (ATP-hydrolyzing) subunit B has product MSDTEQNNMNAYSADSIQVLEGLEAVRKRPAMYIGDIGVKGLHHLVWEVVDNSIDEALAGHCDEINVTIHPDNSVSVSDNGRGIPVDFHQKEGRSALEVVMTVLHAGGKFDKDSYKVSGGLHGVGVSCVNALSTDLHVTVHKNGKIYEQHYNIGAPQYPVREIGTTDRTGTIVHFQPDASIFTTTEYKYETVASRLRELSFLNKGIRINLTDEREETTPGEFLSDSFYSEGGLQEFVAYLEETRVNLIPVPIYVESEKGGIPVEIALNYNTSYTENIFSYVNNINTHEGGTHVAGFRRALTRTLKSYAEKSGMLEKAKVEIQGDDFREGLTAVISVKVQEPQFEGQTKTKLGNSDVMGAVDTVVGEILNQFLEENPKEARIIIQKVILAAQARLAARKAREMVQRKNVMGGSGLPGKLADCSDSDPAVCELYLVEGDSAGGSAKQGRDRKFQAILPLRGKILNVEKAQEHRIYENEEIKNMITALGVSFGTPEDDKALNMVKLRYHKVIIMTDADVDGSHIRTLILTFFFRYMRDLIDSGYVYIALPPLYLVKKGKEERYCWTEQDRIDAIAELGKGKDDSVGVQRYKGLGEMNPEQLWETTMRPDTRSLKRVSVESAAEADHLFSMLMGDEVAPRRDFIERNAKYAKVDV; this is encoded by the coding sequence ATGAGTGACACTGAACAAAATAACATGAACGCCTATTCCGCAGACAGTATCCAGGTGCTTGAAGGCTTGGAGGCAGTTCGGAAACGGCCCGCCATGTACATCGGCGATATTGGCGTGAAAGGTCTCCATCACCTGGTGTGGGAGGTGGTTGACAACTCCATTGATGAGGCCCTGGCCGGCCACTGTGACGAAATCAACGTCACCATCCATCCTGACAATTCTGTCTCTGTCTCAGACAATGGCCGCGGTATTCCGGTAGATTTCCACCAGAAAGAAGGCCGCTCGGCCCTGGAAGTGGTCATGACCGTGCTGCACGCCGGCGGTAAGTTTGACAAAGACTCCTATAAAGTATCTGGCGGTTTGCACGGCGTGGGGGTTTCCTGCGTGAACGCGCTTTCCACGGACCTGCACGTGACTGTTCATAAAAACGGCAAAATCTACGAACAGCACTACAACATTGGCGCCCCCCAATATCCAGTGCGCGAGATTGGCACTACGGATAGAACTGGTACCATCGTGCATTTTCAGCCAGACGCCAGCATCTTCACCACCACCGAGTACAAGTATGAAACGGTGGCCAGCCGCCTGCGCGAACTCTCTTTCCTGAACAAAGGCATTAGAATCAACCTGACGGATGAGCGCGAGGAAACCACTCCCGGCGAATTCCTTTCTGATTCTTTCTATTCTGAAGGCGGTCTGCAGGAATTTGTGGCCTACCTGGAAGAAACCCGCGTGAACCTGATTCCTGTTCCCATTTACGTGGAAAGCGAAAAAGGCGGGATTCCGGTAGAGATTGCCTTGAATTACAACACTTCGTACACAGAGAACATTTTCTCTTACGTCAACAACATCAACACCCATGAAGGCGGTACCCACGTGGCCGGTTTCAGACGTGCCTTGACTCGTACCTTGAAAAGCTACGCCGAGAAATCTGGCATGCTGGAGAAAGCCAAGGTGGAGATTCAGGGCGATGACTTCCGGGAAGGCTTGACCGCCGTGATTTCTGTGAAAGTGCAGGAACCGCAGTTTGAAGGCCAGACCAAAACCAAGCTGGGCAACTCAGACGTGATGGGCGCCGTGGACACGGTGGTGGGAGAGATCCTGAACCAGTTCCTGGAAGAAAACCCGAAAGAGGCGCGCATCATCATCCAGAAAGTGATTCTGGCGGCGCAGGCCCGTTTGGCAGCCCGCAAGGCCCGTGAAATGGTGCAGCGCAAGAACGTGATGGGCGGCTCGGGCTTGCCTGGTAAACTAGCCGACTGCTCTGACTCTGACCCCGCCGTTTGCGAACTGTACCTGGTGGAGGGTGACTCCGCGGGTGGTTCTGCCAAGCAGGGCCGCGACCGTAAGTTTCAGGCTATTCTGCCGCTCAGAGGTAAAATCCTGAACGTGGAGAAAGCCCAGGAGCACCGCATCTACGAGAACGAAGAGATCAAGAACATGATCACCGCGCTGGGTGTTTCTTTCGGGACACCTGAAGACGACAAGGCTTTGAACATGGTCAAACTGCGTTACCACAAAGTCATCATCATGACAGATGCGGACGTGGACGGTTCTCACATCAGAACCTTGATTTTGACCTTCTTCTTCCGGTACATGCGGGATTTGATTGACTCGGGCTATGTATACATTGCACTTCCTCCTTTATACTTAGTGAAAAAAGGCAAAGAAGAGCGCTACTGCTGGACCGAGCAAGACCGCATTGACGCCATTGCTGAACTAGGCAAAGGAAAAGATGACAGCGTGGGCGTGCAGCGTTACAAAGGTCTGGGGGAGATGAACCCAGAGCAGTTGTGGGAAACCACCATGCGCCCAGATACCCGCAGCTTGAAGCGCGTTTCTGTGGAATCTGCCGCCGAGGCTGACCATTTGTTCTCTATGTTAATGGGCGATGAAGTGGCCCCGCGTAGAGATTTTATTGAACGCAACGCGAAATATGCCAAAGTAGACGTTTAA
- a CDS encoding putative quinol monooxygenase, translated as MNSTKNETIGLLVIMKAKPGKEQDVKNFLLGGLALVNQEPQTVSWFAFQIDSKTFGIYDTFEVEEGRQAHLTGEVAKALLAKAGDLLEDFDPSTDIQPTDVLASNHKSGLQNNGLLVIMKSKEAKTADVENFLNVGKQLVSDEPKTLSWYAIKIDATTYAIFDTFADDSGRDAHLTGKVAAALMENAPVLLEGFQATAIQKIDIIASK; from the coding sequence ATGAACAGTACAAAAAATGAAACAATCGGATTATTAGTAATTATGAAAGCAAAGCCAGGAAAAGAGCAAGACGTTAAAAACTTTTTGCTTGGTGGATTAGCACTAGTCAATCAAGAACCCCAAACAGTATCTTGGTTTGCCTTTCAGATAGACAGTAAAACTTTTGGTATCTATGATACCTTTGAAGTAGAAGAAGGTAGGCAAGCTCATTTAACAGGCGAAGTTGCAAAGGCATTATTAGCAAAGGCAGGTGATTTGTTAGAAGATTTTGATCCTAGTACAGATATTCAACCAACAGATGTATTGGCATCTAATCATAAGTCCGGATTGCAAAACAATGGCTTACTTGTTATTATGAAATCTAAAGAAGCAAAGACAGCAGATGTCGAAAATTTTCTTAATGTTGGAAAACAATTAGTAAGTGATGAGCCAAAGACTTTATCTTGGTATGCTATAAAAATAGATGCAACTACTTATGCAATCTTTGATACCTTTGCAGATGATTCAGGTAGAGATGCTCATTTAACAGGTAAAGTTGCTGCAGCACTTATGGAAAATGCTCCTGTTCTTTTAGAAGGTTTCCAAGCAACTGCAATTCAAAAAATAGATATTATAGCTTCCAAATAA
- a CDS encoding phosphatase, producing MRLAAIDIGSNAVRCQISNVFRYEDHTLFKRVEYIRYPMRLGEDVFATGIISQAKAEKFIKFLHALKLLMEVHGVHDYMICATSAMRSAHNAQEILHEVQKRLGLHIQVIDGTTEADLINMVIKQQLDDRNYLHIDVGGGSTEFNIFVNRLKVASISFEQGSIRHMQGDESEEIWNTMQKWVTENARHYHVTRAIGTGGNINKIYDMAKKAAGKPIFRKQIEEVVDHISSMSMEERVKVLLLNADRADVIVPAAEIYLSAMKWAHVESMLVPQIGLKDGILQSLYERHQGATQHHFKLDF from the coding sequence ATAAGACTAGCCGCCATTGACATTGGGTCTAACGCGGTAAGGTGCCAGATCTCCAACGTTTTCAGGTATGAGGACCACACCCTGTTCAAGCGGGTGGAGTACATACGCTACCCCATGCGCCTTGGCGAGGACGTGTTCGCCACCGGCATCATCTCCCAGGCCAAAGCCGAAAAGTTCATCAAGTTCCTGCACGCGCTCAAGCTCCTCATGGAAGTGCACGGCGTGCATGATTACATGATCTGCGCCACCTCGGCCATGCGGTCAGCGCACAACGCCCAGGAGATTTTACACGAAGTGCAGAAACGCCTGGGCCTCCACATTCAGGTCATTGACGGCACCACCGAAGCGGACCTCATTAACATGGTCATTAAGCAGCAGCTAGACGACAGGAATTACCTGCACATAGACGTGGGCGGCGGCAGCACTGAGTTCAACATCTTTGTGAACCGCTTAAAGGTGGCTTCCATCTCGTTTGAGCAAGGCTCCATTAGGCACATGCAGGGCGATGAATCTGAGGAAATCTGGAACACCATGCAAAAATGGGTGACCGAGAACGCCCGCCATTACCACGTGACCCGCGCCATTGGCACCGGCGGCAACATCAACAAGATTTATGACATGGCCAAGAAGGCGGCCGGCAAACCCATCTTCCGGAAGCAGATTGAGGAAGTGGTGGACCACATCTCCAGCATGTCTATGGAAGAGCGCGTGAAAGTGCTTTTACTGAACGCTGACCGCGCCGACGTGATTGTACCCGCCGCTGAAATCTACCTTTCTGCCATGAAATGGGCGCACGTTGAGAGTATGCTGGTGCCGCAGATTGGCCTCAAAGACGGCATTCTGCAATCACTCTATGAACGCCACCAAGGCGCCACCCAACACCACTTTAAGCTCGATTTCTAG
- a CDS encoding DUF2975 domain-containing protein: protein METNSKTILTLVHVLFWIIFIGLCIKTGALIFSSFVSLFVNPAGAKDLYEQLDLSELLAFNKSYYISMMSLVIVMGAVKAYLAYLVIKIFKVFSYEKPFNYHVAQLIMTISHVALGAGILGIISNSYGRWLMKKGLSLPLEWESSEFLFLAAIIFVIAQVFKKGTELQTESELTV from the coding sequence ATGGAAACCAACTCCAAAACCATTCTTACGCTGGTGCATGTCCTGTTCTGGATTATCTTCATTGGCCTGTGCATTAAAACCGGCGCGTTGATTTTCTCTTCTTTTGTGAGCCTGTTTGTGAACCCCGCCGGGGCGAAGGACTTGTATGAACAGTTAGACCTGTCTGAGCTGCTTGCCTTCAATAAGTCTTATTACATTTCCATGATGTCTTTGGTCATTGTCATGGGCGCGGTGAAAGCGTATCTGGCCTATCTGGTCATCAAGATTTTCAAAGTGTTCAGTTATGAAAAACCGTTCAACTACCATGTGGCGCAGCTGATCATGACCATTAGCCATGTGGCCCTGGGCGCAGGCATTTTGGGGATTATCTCTAACAGCTACGGCCGCTGGCTTATGAAAAAAGGATTAAGCCTGCCGCTTGAATGGGAAAGCTCAGAGTTTTTGTTTCTGGCCGCCATCATCTTTGTCATTGCCCAGGTATTCAAGAAAGGAACCGAGTTGCAAACCGAAAGCGAACTGACCGTTTAG